A portion of the Terriglobia bacterium genome contains these proteins:
- a CDS encoding cytochrome bc complex cytochrome b subunit, producing MARGKGLSTALYEWIDERVQLESLIHFMSKKAVPQHRHSVWYYFGGMTLFLFFVQVGTGILLTMYYRPSAEEAYESVQFIMTEVRFGWLIRSIHSWSANLMIATMFIHLFSVYFLKSYRKPRELTWVTGFGLFALVLAFGFSGYLLPWNELSFFATKVGTEIAGIVPFVGKFMVRLLRGGDDVTGATLSRFYGFHIAILPGLVTLILTIHVVLVQRLGMSVPIGVEKAAETGQKPVRDVPFFPNFFLHDLLGWYVVIAVLAALAALMPWELGKKADPFAPAPAGIRPEWYFVYMFQTLKFIPAKILGLDGEVLGIMAFGVGGLFLLLVPFLDRDPAHHRRTRLFSGIGVFIVIYIIVLTIVGYRV from the coding sequence ATGGCCAGAGGAAAAGGACTTTCAACAGCGCTCTATGAATGGATCGACGAACGGGTTCAATTGGAAAGCCTGATCCATTTCATGTCCAAGAAAGCGGTCCCTCAACATCGCCATTCCGTCTGGTATTACTTCGGAGGCATGACCCTCTTTCTCTTTTTTGTCCAGGTGGGGACAGGTATTCTTCTGACCATGTATTATCGTCCCAGCGCCGAAGAGGCCTATGAGAGTGTCCAGTTCATCATGACGGAGGTCCGGTTTGGATGGTTGATCCGGTCCATCCACAGCTGGTCCGCCAATCTGATGATCGCCACCATGTTCATTCACCTGTTCAGCGTTTACTTCCTGAAATCTTACCGCAAACCCCGGGAATTGACCTGGGTCACGGGATTCGGGCTTTTCGCCCTGGTGTTGGCATTCGGCTTTTCCGGGTATCTCCTGCCCTGGAATGAACTCTCCTTTTTCGCAACAAAGGTGGGAACAGAGATTGCCGGGATCGTTCCCTTCGTGGGTAAGTTCATGGTCCGCCTCCTGCGTGGAGGGGATGATGTCACCGGGGCGACTCTCTCCCGGTTTTACGGTTTCCACATCGCCATCCTTCCCGGCCTTGTCACCCTGATTCTGACCATCCATGTGGTGCTGGTGCAACGCCTCGGCATGAGTGTCCCCATCGGGGTCGAGAAAGCGGCAGAGACGGGGCAGAAACCCGTCCGCGACGTGCCCTTTTTCCCCAATTTCTTCCTGCATGACCTCCTCGGATGGTACGTGGTTATTGCCGTGCTGGCCGCCCTGGCGGCGCTCATGCCCTGGGAGTTGGGAAAGAAGGCGGACCCCTTTGCTCCGGCCCCCGCCGGCATCCGGCCCGAGTGGTACTTCGTTTATATGTTCCAAACGCTCAAGTTCATTCCCGCAAAGATCCTGGGCCTGGACGGCGAAGTGCTCGGGATCATGGCCTTCGGAGTTGGCGGACTGTTCCTTCTGCTTGTCCCCTTTCTTGATCGCGACCCCGCGCATCACCGCAGGACACGCTTGTTCTCGGGCATCGGCGTTTTCATCGTCATTTACATCATCGTCTTGACCATTGTTGGCTACCGGGTGTGA
- a CDS encoding cytochrome c3 family protein, with the protein MTSKSKWIARAGFWGTLCLSLLIPHLTFAQAKQNTCLDCHSALEGNLQVTAEKWATDIHMVKGFTCADCHGGDPAQMDDKLAMNRAKGFVGAPKGLAIVQMCGKCHSDAAFMKKYNPAERVDQVSEYFTSVHGKRLQGGDINVATCVSCHGVHEIRLVSDPRARVYPLNVADTCGVCHSNAQLMAPYHIKTNQKEEFQKSVHYEALVKKGDLSAPTCNKCHGNHGATPPGIGSVANVCGQCHAVFADLFDKSPHKAAFAKMDLPSCVHCHGNHEIKKPTDDMLGVADGALCVQCHVAGEAGYQQAASMRKGIDQLKVALAGSESLITQAEQKGMEVSQPKYDLIEGRQDLTKARTQVHSFNAANVESDVKEGLKIAVRTEEKGKQVLSEYQFRRKGLAVSLIIILAVIVTLYFKIKDIEHRQKAE; encoded by the coding sequence ATGACCTCAAAATCAAAATGGATTGCACGGGCGGGATTCTGGGGAACCCTTTGCCTCAGCTTACTGATCCCCCACCTCACATTTGCACAGGCCAAGCAGAATACCTGCTTGGATTGCCATTCCGCGCTCGAAGGGAATCTGCAGGTCACTGCCGAGAAGTGGGCCACTGATATTCACATGGTCAAGGGGTTCACGTGTGCCGACTGCCATGGAGGAGACCCTGCGCAGATGGATGACAAGCTGGCGATGAATCGGGCGAAGGGCTTCGTAGGAGCACCGAAAGGCCTGGCCATCGTTCAGATGTGCGGAAAATGTCACAGCGATGCGGCATTCATGAAGAAATACAACCCGGCGGAGCGTGTGGACCAGGTGAGCGAGTACTTCACCAGTGTTCATGGAAAGAGATTACAGGGTGGGGACATCAACGTGGCCACCTGCGTCAGCTGCCATGGAGTTCACGAGATTCGCCTGGTGAGCGATCCTCGCGCCCGGGTGTACCCGTTGAATGTGGCGGACACTTGTGGCGTGTGCCACAGCAACGCTCAGCTCATGGCCCCCTATCACATCAAGACCAACCAGAAAGAGGAATTCCAGAAGAGCGTTCACTACGAGGCGCTGGTGAAGAAGGGGGACCTCTCCGCCCCGACCTGTAACAAGTGTCACGGGAATCACGGCGCGACTCCCCCGGGCATTGGATCGGTCGCGAACGTGTGCGGCCAGTGCCACGCGGTGTTTGCCGATCTGTTTGACAAAAGTCCTCACAAGGCGGCCTTCGCGAAGATGGATCTTCCTTCGTGCGTCCATTGTCACGGAAATCACGAGATCAAGAAACCGACCGATGACATGCTGGGGGTCGCCGATGGAGCGTTGTGCGTGCAGTGCCATGTCGCCGGCGAAGCAGGTTACCAGCAGGCGGCCTCCATGAGGAAAGGAATCGATCAATTGAAGGTGGCCCTGGCCGGCTCCGAATCTCTGATCACTCAGGCGGAGCAAAAAGGGATGGAGGTCAGCCAGCCCAAATACGATTTAATCGAGGGACGCCAGGATCTGACCAAGGCACGGACCCAGGTTCATTCCTTTAATGCGGCCAATGTGGAGAGTGATGTGAAGGAGGGCTTGAAAATCGCGGTCCGGACTGAAGAGAAAGGGAAACAGGTTCTCTCGGAATATCAATTCCGCCGCAAGGGTCTTGCGGTTTCCTTGATCATTATTCTGGCGGTGATTGTCACGCTCTATTTCAAGATCAAGGATATTGAACACCGCCAAAAGGCAGAATAA
- a CDS encoding single-stranded DNA-binding protein: MANSVNKVILVGRLGKDPETKFTQGGVQVTRFSLATDEQWTDKSGEKQRRTEWHNIVAWSKLGEICQKYLVKGKLVYIEGRLQTQSWDDQEGKKHTRTEIRADNMVMLSPATPGAGAGAETGGGAPAVREPEPAPEPAPASDIGDDDVPF, encoded by the coding sequence ATGGCGAATTCAGTCAACAAAGTAATTCTGGTGGGGCGTTTGGGAAAAGATCCCGAAACGAAGTTCACGCAGGGAGGGGTCCAGGTGACGCGTTTTTCGCTGGCCACGGATGAGCAATGGACCGATAAGAGCGGCGAGAAGCAGCGCCGTACCGAATGGCATAACATCGTCGCTTGGAGCAAGCTGGGGGAGATCTGCCAGAAGTACCTGGTAAAGGGGAAGCTGGTTTATATCGAAGGTCGCCTCCAAACTCAATCGTGGGACGACCAGGAAGGGAAGAAGCATACCCGCACCGAAATCCGGGCCGACAACATGGTGATGCTCAGCCCTGCCACGCCGGGCGCGGGTGCAGGAGCAGAGACGGGCGGTGGAGCTCCCGCCGTGCGGGAGCCGGAACCCGCTCCCGAGCCAGCCCCGGCCTCAGACATCGGTGATGACGATGTGCCGTTTTGA
- the ybgF gene encoding tol-pal system protein YbgF, whose product MKRKNIFFPVLILLTGFFWAPPQYAVNKETVQLLQQVSAMQQQLRDLQDGQTKSNAILQKLTEQILDQVTRLSASIDDIKKSNAQTQAAVSANVDSLKGNLQITQESLDELKARLTKLATDLAALKTTVQSIDSKIASPSPTGAPTPGDSGQVAAPPTGPATGTPPDSPDAIYASALSDYTSGRYKMALGEFQQYLKYYGTTPLAGNAQFYIGQIHFMQENYDDAISAFNVVIERYAEGTKVTQAIYKKGLAMEKLGQKTSAIKEFRTLVNRYPNSPEAKLAAQELSKLGARTSGAATGRTPPKRR is encoded by the coding sequence TTGAAACGCAAGAATATATTCTTTCCCGTTTTAATCTTGTTGACAGGGTTTTTCTGGGCCCCGCCGCAGTATGCTGTCAACAAGGAAACTGTGCAATTGCTGCAACAGGTTTCTGCGATGCAGCAGCAACTCCGGGACCTGCAGGATGGACAGACCAAGAGCAATGCCATCCTTCAGAAGCTGACCGAGCAAATCCTCGACCAGGTGACCCGCCTGAGCGCTTCGATCGATGATATCAAGAAATCGAATGCGCAAACGCAGGCCGCCGTCAGTGCCAACGTGGATTCTCTCAAGGGAAATCTCCAGATCACCCAGGAAAGTCTTGATGAGTTAAAGGCTCGCCTGACCAAGCTGGCGACGGATCTGGCCGCGCTGAAGACGACCGTCCAATCGATCGATTCGAAGATCGCTTCACCTTCGCCAACCGGGGCGCCTACGCCCGGGGATTCGGGACAGGTCGCCGCTCCCCCCACGGGGCCAGCCACTGGCACCCCTCCGGATTCTCCCGACGCCATCTATGCCTCGGCGCTCAGTGATTACACCAGCGGACGCTACAAGATGGCCCTCGGAGAGTTTCAGCAGTATCTGAAATACTATGGGACGACGCCCCTCGCCGGGAATGCCCAGTTCTATATCGGGCAGATTCACTTTATGCAGGAGAACTATGACGACGCCATTTCGGCCTTTAATGTGGTCATCGAGCGGTATGCAGAGGGGACCAAGGTGACCCAGGCGATATACAAGAAAGGCCTGGCGATGGAGAAACTGGGTCAAAAAACCTCCGCTATCAAGGAATTCCGGACGCTGGTGAACCGGTATCCAAACAGCCCGGAGGCCAAACTGGCCGCTCAGGAGCTTTCAAAACTGGGCGCGCGAACGAGCGGTGCGGCGACAGGCCGCACCCCACCCAAGCGGCGATGA
- a CDS encoding OmpA family protein produces the protein MRLDRKLKWLIVIAFVLSLMIAAGGCKKKPKVAPPPPPPPPAPAAPTAKISVDPSTITEGQSSTLSWNTTNATDVSIEPGVGKVNLEGSQTVSPSSSTTYTITAKGPGGTATDTARLGVGTKPAPAPTPPPAGPTAEELWDRNVKKILFDYDKADIRADQQSAVSNNAEFLKAHPTWRFSVEGNCDERGSIEYNLALGDRRANAVKTALVAAGVAADRIRTISYGKEKAHSCADEGCWQQDRNASFVLNQH, from the coding sequence ATGCGACTGGATCGAAAATTGAAATGGTTGATTGTGATCGCATTTGTGTTGAGCCTGATGATCGCTGCCGGTGGCTGCAAGAAGAAACCGAAGGTTGCGCCGCCGCCGCCCCCGCCCCCGCCTGCCCCGGCCGCCCCCACGGCGAAGATAAGTGTCGATCCGTCGACGATTACGGAAGGGCAGTCGTCTACGCTGAGCTGGAACACAACCAACGCCACTGATGTTTCTATCGAACCCGGCGTCGGCAAAGTCAATCTTGAGGGATCTCAAACGGTCTCCCCCAGTTCCTCGACGACTTATACCATCACCGCGAAAGGCCCCGGCGGGACAGCCACTGACACGGCACGGCTCGGCGTCGGCACAAAGCCAGCGCCGGCACCGACCCCGCCGCCCGCCGGCCCGACGGCGGAAGAATTGTGGGACCGGAACGTGAAGAAGATTCTATTCGACTATGACAAGGCGGACATTCGCGCTGACCAGCAGTCCGCCGTGTCAAATAATGCTGAATTCTTAAAGGCGCATCCCACCTGGAGATTTTCGGTTGAAGGGAATTGCGATGAGCGCGGCTCCATTGAATACAACCTGGCCCTGGGCGATCGCCGCGCCAATGCGGTCAAGACGGCGCTCGTGGCGGCCGGTGTTGCGGCCGACCGTATCCGGACCATCAGTTATGGGAAGGAAAAAGCCCATAGCTGTGCCGATGAAGGGTGCTGGCAACAGGACCGCAATGCTTCGTTTGTGTTGAATCAGCATTAG
- a CDS encoding PIN domain-containing protein, whose amino-acid sequence MNVEAFVDTDILVSLYDAASPEKQRKALALADELVRARTGVISSQVLDEFFVAVTRKISRPLSPREALRRIQSLLNSWRVVGVTPPMVREAARGVVEHKMKLWDAQIWATAKLSEIPVVFSENFPSGRSLEGVQFLNPFLKDFHWS is encoded by the coding sequence ATGAACGTGGAAGCCTTTGTTGACACCGATATTCTGGTCAGCCTGTACGATGCCGCGTCACCGGAAAAACAGCGGAAGGCGTTGGCGTTGGCCGACGAGCTGGTTCGGGCCCGCACGGGAGTGATTAGTTCTCAGGTCCTCGACGAGTTTTTTGTCGCGGTCACGCGTAAGATCTCTCGACCGCTCTCTCCCCGGGAAGCCTTGCGGCGCATTCAATCGTTACTCAATTCATGGCGGGTCGTGGGAGTCACCCCCCCCATGGTGCGAGAGGCCGCCCGGGGCGTGGTGGAACATAAAATGAAGCTCTGGGACGCACAGATCTGGGCCACGGCCAAGCTGAGCGAGATCCCGGTGGTCTTCAGCGAGAACTTCCCATCAGGACGATCGTTGGAAGGGGTTCAGTTTCTTAACCCGTTTCTCAAGGATTTTCATTGGAGTTAG